From Clarias gariepinus isolate MV-2021 ecotype Netherlands chromosome 2, CGAR_prim_01v2, whole genome shotgun sequence, one genomic window encodes:
- the batf gene encoding basic leucine zipper transcriptional factor ATF-like: MAQGSDSNDTGYTKSPSPGHKQGSTDDMRKVMRREKNRIAAQKSRMRQTQKADSLHLESENLEKENAALRKEVKRLTEEVKYLSALLNNHEPLCPGLTSTSPELLYGSHTHSHSHTPFHQHINTPHYPL, encoded by the exons ATGGCTCAGGGTTCAGACAGTAATGATACAGGCTACACCAAATCTCCATCACCAGGACACAAACAG GGCTCAACAGACGACATGAGGAAAGTGATGAGGAGGGAGAAGAATCGCATCGCGGCTCAGAAGAGCAGGATGAGACAAACGCAGAAAGCGGACAGTCTGCACCTG GAGAGTGAGAATCTGGAGAAGGAGAACGCTGCACTGAGGAAGGAAGTTAAGAGACTGACGGAGGAAGTGAAGTATCTGTCCGCACTGCTGAACAACCACGAGCCGCTGTGTCCCGGCCTGACTTCCACGTCCCCAGAGCTGCTGtacggctcacacacacactcgcactcacacacacccttccaCCAGCACATCAACACGCCACACTACCCGCTCTGA